The following are from one region of the Coffea eugenioides isolate CCC68of chromosome 2, Ceug_1.0, whole genome shotgun sequence genome:
- the LOC113764033 gene encoding GPI mannosyltransferase 2 isoform X1, with protein MMRKSSSIDPRDHTCLVLKYAISSRLLLITLISLWRSFLSPYDTSAFINPGCLSSADANANADTDPQLLFPHVASALEGSIVWDSVYYVRIAQCGYEYEQSYAFFPLLPMCISLLSRTVLAPLIPIIGHKAVLGLSGYVLNNIAFVFTALYIYRLSILILNDSEVALRASILFCFNPASVFYSSIYSESLYAVFSIVGLYNLLGHANNVATLCFALSGAARSNGMLNAGYFCFQAMHQAYDAIILKKHASLALPVVVSGAFRCFCIFIPFVSFQAYGYLNICRRHAEDEMIPWCRARIPLLYDHIQSHYWGVGFLKYFQVKQLPNFLLATPVLSLAICSIVYYVKLSPKVFFSLGLGAFPVNKELFAYIIPPGTNGEPETPGSLEDETSSTLQDAQSLRQRKRFTKGWSPVRNVSLQSGNVSSEGRACLPVLVIPFILHTGFMAATAFLVMHVQVATRFLSASPLLYWFTSHVMMTPSIAKRWGYFIWVYCASYILIGSLLFSNFYPFT; from the exons ATGATgaggaaatcatcttcaattgaTCCTCGTGACCATACCTGCCTCGTGCTCAAGTACGCCATATCATCGCGGCTTTTGTTAATAACCTTGATATCTCTCTGGCGATCTTTTCTCAGCCCATACGACACCTCCGCTTTTATTAACCCTGGCTGCCTCTCATCCGCAGACGCCAACGCCAATGCTGATACGGATCCTCAACTGCTGTTTCCACATGTTGCGTCTGCATTGGAGGGCAGCATTGTTTGGGACAGTGTTTACTATGTTCGTATCGCACAATGTGGCTATGAATATGAACAGTCCTACGCCTTTTTCCCTTTGCTCCCCATGTGCATCTCTCTCTTATCTCGAACTG TTTTAGCACCATTGATACCAATTATTGGACATAAAGCTGTACTGGGATTATCGGGATATGTCCTTAACAACATTGCATTTGTTTTCACTGCTTTATATATTTACAG GCTTTCAATTCTTATATTGAATGACTCAGAAGTAGCATTGCGAGCATCAATTTTGTTCTGCTTTAATCCAGCCTCCGTATTCTACTCATCAAT ATATTCTGAGAGTTTGTATGCTGTCTTCTCGATTGTGGGATTGTACAATTTATTGGGTCATGCAAATAATGTTGCAACACTTTGCTTTGCTCTCTCTGGGGCTGCTAGGTCAAATGGGATGCTCAATGCTGGCTATTTTTGCTTTCAAGCAATGCATCAGGCTTATGATGCCATCATTCTCAAAAAGCATGCTTCT CTTGCTCTGCCGGTGGTTGTTTCTGGTGCTTTCCGTTGCTTCTGTATCTTTATTCCTTTTGTCTCTTTTCAAGCATACGGATATTTAAATATCTGTAGAAGACATGCAGAGGATGAAATGATCCCTTGGTGCAGGGCAAGAATACCTTTGCTGTACGATCATATTCAGAGTCATTATTG GGGAGTGGGCTTCTTGAAGTATTTCCAAGTGAAACAGTTGCCCAACTTCCTCCTTGCGACTCCGGTGTTGTCTCTTGCTATCTGTTCAATTGTATATTACGTGAAGCTGTCTCCTaaagttttcttttctcttggtttGGGAGCTTTTCCTGTTAACAAAGAGTTGTTTGCATACATTATACCCCCGGGAACAAATGGAGAGCCCGAAACTCCTGGCTCTCTGGAAGATGAAACATCAAGCACACTGCAAG ATGCTCAATCTCTTAGACAGAGGAAAAGGTTTACCAAAGGATGGAGCCCTGTTAGGAATGTTTCATTACAATCAGGCAATGTGTCATCAGAAGGACGTGCATGTTTACCCGTTCTCGTTATTCCTTTCATTCTACATACTGGTTTCATGGCTGCCACAGCTTTTCTAGTCATGCATGTGCAG GTTGCTACTCGATTCTTATCTGCCAGCCCTTTGCTTTATTGGTTTACCTCCCATGTCATGATGACACCCAGTATTGCCAAGAGATGGGGGTATTTTATTTGGGTATACTGTGCATCTTACATACTTATTGGCAGTTTgcttttctcaaacttttatccCTTCACTTGA
- the LOC113764033 gene encoding GPI mannosyltransferase 2 isoform X2, giving the protein MMRKSSSIDPRDHTCLVLKYAISSRLLLITLISLWRSFLSPYDTSAFINPGCLSSADANANADTDPQLLFPHVASALEGSIVWDSVYYVRIAQCGYEYEQSYAFFPLLPMCISLLSRTVLAPLIPIIGHKAVLGLSGYVLNNIAFVFTALYIYRLSILILNDSEVALRASILFCFNPASVFYSSMSNGMLNAGYFCFQAMHQAYDAIILKKHASLALPVVVSGAFRCFCIFIPFVSFQAYGYLNICRRHAEDEMIPWCRARIPLLYDHIQSHYWGVGFLKYFQVKQLPNFLLATPVLSLAICSIVYYVKLSPKVFFSLGLGAFPVNKELFAYIIPPGTNGEPETPGSLEDETSSTLQDAQSLRQRKRFTKGWSPVRNVSLQSGNVSSEGRACLPVLVIPFILHTGFMAATAFLVMHVQVATRFLSASPLLYWFTSHVMMTPSIAKRWGYFIWVYCASYILIGSLLFSNFYPFT; this is encoded by the exons ATGATgaggaaatcatcttcaattgaTCCTCGTGACCATACCTGCCTCGTGCTCAAGTACGCCATATCATCGCGGCTTTTGTTAATAACCTTGATATCTCTCTGGCGATCTTTTCTCAGCCCATACGACACCTCCGCTTTTATTAACCCTGGCTGCCTCTCATCCGCAGACGCCAACGCCAATGCTGATACGGATCCTCAACTGCTGTTTCCACATGTTGCGTCTGCATTGGAGGGCAGCATTGTTTGGGACAGTGTTTACTATGTTCGTATCGCACAATGTGGCTATGAATATGAACAGTCCTACGCCTTTTTCCCTTTGCTCCCCATGTGCATCTCTCTCTTATCTCGAACTG TTTTAGCACCATTGATACCAATTATTGGACATAAAGCTGTACTGGGATTATCGGGATATGTCCTTAACAACATTGCATTTGTTTTCACTGCTTTATATATTTACAG GCTTTCAATTCTTATATTGAATGACTCAGAAGTAGCATTGCGAGCATCAATTTTGTTCTGCTTTAATCCAGCCTCCGTATTCTACTCATCAAT GTCAAATGGGATGCTCAATGCTGGCTATTTTTGCTTTCAAGCAATGCATCAGGCTTATGATGCCATCATTCTCAAAAAGCATGCTTCT CTTGCTCTGCCGGTGGTTGTTTCTGGTGCTTTCCGTTGCTTCTGTATCTTTATTCCTTTTGTCTCTTTTCAAGCATACGGATATTTAAATATCTGTAGAAGACATGCAGAGGATGAAATGATCCCTTGGTGCAGGGCAAGAATACCTTTGCTGTACGATCATATTCAGAGTCATTATTG GGGAGTGGGCTTCTTGAAGTATTTCCAAGTGAAACAGTTGCCCAACTTCCTCCTTGCGACTCCGGTGTTGTCTCTTGCTATCTGTTCAATTGTATATTACGTGAAGCTGTCTCCTaaagttttcttttctcttggtttGGGAGCTTTTCCTGTTAACAAAGAGTTGTTTGCATACATTATACCCCCGGGAACAAATGGAGAGCCCGAAACTCCTGGCTCTCTGGAAGATGAAACATCAAGCACACTGCAAG ATGCTCAATCTCTTAGACAGAGGAAAAGGTTTACCAAAGGATGGAGCCCTGTTAGGAATGTTTCATTACAATCAGGCAATGTGTCATCAGAAGGACGTGCATGTTTACCCGTTCTCGTTATTCCTTTCATTCTACATACTGGTTTCATGGCTGCCACAGCTTTTCTAGTCATGCATGTGCAG GTTGCTACTCGATTCTTATCTGCCAGCCCTTTGCTTTATTGGTTTACCTCCCATGTCATGATGACACCCAGTATTGCCAAGAGATGGGGGTATTTTATTTGGGTATACTGTGCATCTTACATACTTATTGGCAGTTTgcttttctcaaacttttatccCTTCACTTGA
- the LOC113762255 gene encoding 50S ribosomal protein L21, mitochondrial translates to MANRRCIQTLISRCFCISHSPNPSPHPILKTLTIAPHFLLQTEYSTVQSLTPTDPGKICSAFPSFSRHLCSDNRTSMGSIDNDGDEEEEEEEDDDDESEDEERVHLSGKSDEQKAEEAVEIGYKVIGLLEESDRVFKPYEPVFAVVQVGSHQFKVSNGDSIFVEKLKYCDVNDKLILNRVLMLGSTAQTIIGRPVLPDAAVHAVVEEHALDAKVIIFKKKRRKNYRRTKGHRQELTKLRITDIQGIAKPEPIPSMKTEKRATKKVEKTAVSA, encoded by the exons ATGGCAAATCGACGTTGTATTCAAACCCTAATTAGCCGTTGTTTTTGCATATCTCATTCTCCAAACCCATCTCCCCATCCCATTCTCAAAACCCTAACTATAGCCCCTCATTTTCTCCTACAAACTGAATATTCCACCGTGCAATCCCTAACCCCGACGGATCCCGGCAAAATTTGTTCTGCGTTTCCGTCATTTTCGCGGCATCTCTGCTCCGATAATCGGACTAGTATGGGCAGCATTGATAATGATGgagacgaagaagaagaagaagaagaagatgatgatgatgaaagTGAGGATGAAGAGAGAGTACATTTGAGTGGGAAATCAGATGAACAAAAAGCTGAAGAGGCCGTGGAAATTGGGTATAAAGTTATTGGCCTGCTTGAGGAGTCTGACCGGGTTTTTAAACCCTATGAGCCGGTTTTTGCAGTTGTTCAG GTTGGTTCACATCAGTTTAAGGTGAGCAATGGAGATAGCATATTTGTAGAGAAGTTGAAGTATTGTGATGTGAATGACAAG TTAATCTTAAACCGGGTTCTCATGCTGGGGTCTACGGCCCAGACAATTATTGGTCGTCCAGTGTTGCCTGATGCAGCTGTTCATGCTGTTGTTGAGGAGCAT GCATTAGATGCAAAAGTCATCATATTCAAGAAAAAGAGGAGGAAGAACTATAGAAGAACCAAAGGGCATCGGCAG GAACTAACAAAGTTGAGGATAACTGATATACAAGGAATTGCGAAGCCTGAACCTATACCATCTATGAAGACTGAAAAGAGAGCTACCAAGAAGGTGGAAAAGACAGCAGTTTCTGCTTAG